A window from Chloroflexota bacterium encodes these proteins:
- a CDS encoding dUTP diphosphatase yields the protein MRLNLQRIDRDLPMPAYQTDGAAGFDLYARLRVVVEPGQTALIPSNVIVDLPVGYALLVALRSSTPIRKGLISPHGIGIVDSDYCGPEDELKTLVFNPSERQIVVERGERIAQALVVEAGQVELVEVAKIDAPSRGGFGSTGS from the coding sequence ATGCGGCTTAATCTGCAGCGGATAGACCGCGACCTGCCGATGCCGGCCTATCAGACTGACGGGGCGGCGGGTTTTGACCTGTACGCCCGCCTCCGCGTAGTGGTCGAACCCGGGCAGACCGCACTAATCCCCTCCAACGTGATCGTCGACCTGCCGGTCGGATACGCGTTGCTGGTCGCCCTGCGCTCGTCGACCCCGATCCGCAAGGGACTGATTTCGCCGCACGGAATAGGGATCGTGGATTCGGACTATTGCGGCCCCGAGGACGAACTCAAGACCCTGGTCTTTAACCCTTCCGAGCGCCAAATCGTGGTCGAACGCGGCGAGCGGATTGCCCAGGCGCTGGTGGTCGAGGCCGGCCAGGTCGAGCTGGTCGAAGTAGCCAAGATCGACGCACCATCGCGGGGCGGTTTCGGTTCGACCGGGTCCTGA
- a CDS encoding polyprenyl synthetase family protein: protein MNPARSGANEVRRLRVRKGWACTGRVIRKWRRLRGSLGRCGPDPYIFRADRLRAGERVPRVRFLEYLADCRPLTDEEMRRVVGEDQNPVTRVARYHLGWTEANGTPITGSSGGKQLRAGLLLLACEALGGGRAGLPAAAAIELFHAMTLLHDDIMDRDRQRRGRPAAWTIWGEATAINAGDLLLTRAFAALAEFGADPTASIRRMADACGAVIRGQQLDLQFETRSAVSASEYEQMIALKTATLFGLALEMGAVAAGCDSDPWRRLGHQLGLAFQMRDDALGIWGDPQVTGKPAGGDLRRGKKSLPVVLYVQAGGQIPATVATDEDVRTLLDRFDEAGVASQMRERLTGIQAHCRDLVGGLAVKKNYAQMLDEMVDLVADRDY from the coding sequence ATGAACCCGGCCAGGAGCGGTGCGAACGAGGTTCGCAGGCTAAGGGTTCGCAAGGGTTGGGCCTGCACGGGGAGGGTTATCCGAAAATGGCGGCGGTTGCGGGGCAGCCTGGGCCGGTGCGGGCCAGACCCCTACATTTTCCGGGCAGACCGGTTGCGGGCCGGGGAGAGAGTGCCTAGGGTGCGATTTTTGGAATACCTGGCGGACTGCCGACCGCTCACCGACGAAGAGATGCGCCGGGTGGTGGGGGAGGACCAGAATCCGGTCACGCGAGTCGCCCGCTACCACCTGGGCTGGACCGAGGCCAACGGGACGCCGATCACCGGCTCCAGCGGCGGCAAGCAGCTCCGCGCCGGTCTGCTGCTGCTTGCCTGCGAGGCGCTCGGCGGCGGGCGGGCGGGCCTGCCGGCGGCGGCCGCGATCGAGTTGTTCCACGCCATGACCCTGCTCCACGACGACATCATGGACCGCGACCGCCAGCGCCGCGGACGCCCGGCCGCCTGGACCATCTGGGGCGAAGCCACGGCGATCAACGCCGGCGATCTGCTGCTCACGCGGGCATTTGCCGCTCTCGCCGAATTCGGCGCCGACCCGACGGCTTCGATCCGGCGCATGGCCGACGCCTGCGGGGCGGTCATCCGCGGCCAGCAGCTCGACCTGCAGTTCGAAACCCGCAGCGCGGTAAGCGCGAGCGAGTACGAACAGATGATCGCCCTGAAGACGGCGACCCTTTTCGGCCTCGCCCTGGAAATGGGCGCGGTGGCGGCCGGGTGCGATTCCGATCCCTGGCGGCGCCTCGGCCATCAACTGGGCCTGGCCTTCCAGATGCGCGACGACGCGCTCGGCATCTGGGGAGACCCGCAGGTGACCGGCAAACCGGCGGGCGGGGACCTGCGGCGCGGCAAAAAATCGCTGCCGGTGGTGCTTTACGTGCAGGCGGGCGGCCAGATCCCTGCAACTGTGGCGACCGATGAGGACGTCCGAACGCTGCTGGATCGGTTCGACGAAGCCGGGGTGGCGTCCCAGATGCGCGAACGCCTGACCGGAATCCAGGCGCATTGCCGCGATCTGGTAGGCGGGCTGGCTGTAAAAAAGAACTACGCGCAAATGCTGGACGAGATGGTCGATCTTGTGGCCGATCGCGATTACTGA
- a CDS encoding glucose 1-dehydrogenase — translation MGRLDGKVALVSGGGGGLGAAISRLFAAEGARVVVGDVRDAAGAQVASAIGASGGHARFVHLDVTSERDWRDAVAAAVSGHGRLDVLVNNAGIWRGGRVEETSVEHWDAVNDVNSKGVFLGTRAAIPAMRAGGGGSIVNVSSISGIVGNPRTSAYAASKGAIRVFTKATAIQYAPDGIRANSIHPGPIDTDLLAQVVESLEIEKFAPAPLGRVGKAEDVAYGALYLACDESSFVTGSELVIDGGATAE, via the coding sequence ATGGGCCGCCTGGACGGCAAAGTCGCCCTGGTCAGCGGAGGCGGAGGCGGCCTGGGCGCGGCGATCTCCCGGCTGTTTGCCGCCGAGGGCGCCAGGGTGGTCGTCGGCGACGTGCGCGATGCCGCCGGCGCGCAAGTCGCTTCCGCAATCGGCGCCTCGGGCGGCCATGCCCGATTCGTGCATCTGGACGTTACCAGCGAGCGGGACTGGCGTGACGCCGTGGCCGCCGCCGTTTCCGGCCACGGCCGGCTGGACGTGCTGGTAAACAACGCCGGCATCTGGCGTGGCGGACGGGTTGAAGAAACCAGCGTGGAGCACTGGGACGCCGTCAACGACGTCAACTCCAAGGGGGTGTTTCTCGGCACCAGGGCCGCCATTCCGGCAATGCGGGCCGGAGGCGGAGGGTCGATCGTAAACGTATCTTCGATATCGGGAATAGTCGGGAACCCGCGGACCTCGGCCTACGCCGCATCCAAGGGGGCCATACGCGTATTCACCAAGGCCACCGCGATCCAGTACGCGCCCGACGGCATTCGCGCCAATTCGATCCACCCGGGACCGATTGACACGGACTTGCTGGCGCAGGTGGTGGAGTCGCTCGAGATCGAAAAGTTCGCTCCCGCCCCGCTCGGTCGAGTGGGCAAGGCGGAGGATGTCGCCTACGGCGCGCTCTATCTGGCCTGCGACGAATCTTCGTTCGTCACCGGCAGCGAATTGGTCATCGACGGCGGCGCAACCGCCGAATGA
- a CDS encoding ATP-dependent metallopeptidase FtsH/Yme1/Tma family protein: MNNRWMRNGFVYLIIAVAVLAVLFIVFSPSGNTPHYSYSEMLADVQRDVLAGSRPQLYVTGSDTVQYTNSAGVTRSAAIGSETDVIADLRAANIALNQVEVEYAEPSRLGGILGGLFSFLPIIFIVGLLFFMMRQAQGSNNQALSFGRTKARVISGQRPTVTFKDVQGVDEAKQELTEVVEFLKYPEKFTKIGARIPAGILLVGPPGTGKTYLAKAVAGEAGVPFFSLSGSEFVEMFVGVGASRVRDLFEKARQSAPCLIFVDEIDAVGRQRGAGLGGSHDEREQTLNQILVEMDGFETDTKVIVVAATNRPDILDPALLRPGRFDRRVILDRPDIRGREAILRVHAKGKPIAQDVDLLVLAKETSGFTGADLENLLNEAAILAARENKTEISMLELEEAIDRVVAGPERKSRVITAREKEITAYHEVGHAIVGHYMGEMDPVHKISIIARGRMGGYTRFLPPTDRSMMSKTQFEDQIATMMGGRAAELIIYEEFTTGASNDLERATELARQMVTRYGMSRQLGPRTFGRKDELVFLGRDIQESRNYSEAVAQRIDDEVTQIVTQAHDRATTVLRGHMGELETISRFLIQAESIEVPTFEALLRGEDVPLPAPNRDTEPEAESDDTETAPSPPAENVPQTPRLKRDPSGA; this comes from the coding sequence ATGAACAATCGCTGGATGCGCAACGGGTTCGTATACCTGATCATCGCGGTGGCGGTGCTGGCGGTGCTGTTCATCGTCTTCTCGCCGTCCGGCAACACCCCGCACTACTCCTACTCGGAGATGCTGGCCGACGTCCAGCGGGACGTGCTGGCGGGTTCGCGGCCGCAGTTGTACGTAACCGGCAGCGACACCGTCCAGTACACGAATTCGGCCGGGGTGACGCGCTCGGCGGCGATCGGTTCGGAAACCGACGTCATCGCCGACCTGCGGGCCGCCAACATCGCCCTGAATCAGGTCGAGGTCGAATACGCCGAACCGTCACGATTGGGCGGGATTCTGGGCGGACTGTTCTCGTTCCTGCCGATCATCTTCATCGTCGGCCTGTTGTTCTTCATGATGCGCCAGGCGCAGGGGTCGAATAACCAGGCGCTCTCCTTCGGACGGACCAAGGCACGGGTCATCTCGGGCCAGCGCCCCACCGTCACCTTCAAGGACGTCCAGGGCGTTGACGAGGCCAAGCAGGAACTGACCGAGGTTGTCGAGTTCCTGAAGTACCCCGAAAAATTCACCAAGATCGGCGCCCGAATCCCGGCCGGCATCCTGCTGGTGGGACCGCCCGGGACCGGCAAGACCTACCTGGCCAAGGCCGTCGCCGGCGAGGCCGGGGTGCCGTTCTTCTCGCTCTCGGGGTCCGAATTCGTCGAAATGTTCGTAGGCGTGGGCGCATCGCGGGTGCGCGACCTGTTCGAAAAGGCGCGCCAGAGCGCCCCTTGCCTGATATTCGTCGACGAGATCGATGCGGTCGGGCGCCAGCGCGGCGCCGGTCTGGGCGGCTCGCACGACGAGCGCGAGCAGACCCTTAACCAGATCCTGGTGGAGATGGACGGGTTCGAGACCGACACCAAGGTGATCGTCGTCGCAGCAACCAACCGCCCCGACATCCTTGATCCGGCACTCCTCCGGCCGGGGCGATTCGACCGGCGCGTGATCCTCGACCGGCCCGACATCCGCGGCCGCGAGGCGATCCTGCGGGTCCACGCCAAGGGCAAACCGATCGCCCAGGATGTCGACCTGCTGGTGCTGGCCAAAGAGACTTCCGGTTTCACCGGCGCCGACCTGGAGAACCTGCTCAACGAGGCCGCCATCCTGGCCGCGCGCGAGAACAAGACCGAGATCTCGATGCTCGAGCTGGAAGAGGCGATCGACCGCGTGGTTGCCGGACCGGAACGCAAGAGCCGGGTGATCACCGCGCGCGAGAAGGAAATCACCGCCTACCACGAGGTCGGTCACGCCATCGTCGGCCACTACATGGGCGAGATGGACCCGGTTCACAAGATCTCGATCATCGCCCGCGGGCGAATGGGCGGATACACCCGCTTCCTGCCGCCCACCGATCGCTCGATGATGTCCAAGACCCAGTTCGAGGACCAGATTGCCACCATGATGGGCGGTCGGGCCGCCGAACTGATCATCTACGAGGAATTCACGACCGGGGCATCCAATGACCTGGAGCGGGCCACCGAACTGGCCCGACAGATGGTCACCCGTTACGGAATGAGCCGCCAACTCGGTCCGCGTACATTCGGGCGCAAGGACGAACTGGTCTTCCTGGGCCGGGACATTCAGGAATCGCGCAATTACTCGGAAGCGGTCGCCCAACGCATTGACGACGAAGTGACCCAGATAGTCACCCAGGCCCATGATCGCGCCACTACGGTGCTAAGGGGCCACATGGGCGAGTTGGAGACTATCTCCCGCTTCCTGATCCAGGCCGAGAGCATCGAGGTTCCGACGTTTGAGGCCTTGCTCAGAGGTGAGGATGTCCCGCTGCCGGCCCCGAACCGCGATACCGAACCCGAAGCCGAATCCGACGACACTGAAACGGCCCCTTCACCGCCGGCCGAAAACGTTCCCCAGACCCCTCGCTTAAAACGCGATCCTTCGGGAGCCTAG
- a CDS encoding MFS transporter yields MPRNRRHFRITLPVQAQPLRTLSLRTSFAPLLAGFICVFLGTYDNTALAVVLPTIADDLGLDLQIAQWTNLAPMIMSAALLLVMGNLADRIGHRRVLYAGLATYFVSALLAALSNGFAMLLLARFLTGIALASCYTVGPAFTIRSFVPGRRARALSVVGITTSIGLVSGPVLGGYLGETFGWRTLFWAPLAILVLVMAVIWLGPRLRLFERLWETPQRLERKFDYRGASLMLFWQGPLLLAITLGNDRGWLSPEILAAAALGAVVLYFFVRVQLNAAHPTLDFRLFKLRDFRLPVLAAALGFTVVIINFLLLPFYMSLVLGMSAFAIGIVAAISPAMMSFMAPLGALWAERASPRHPASAGLALLVVGTVLMLLLLHTDSSVWLLVGLLALTGIGLGTFEWTINSSIVGSLPRSMLGTSAGILATARTFGFSLGQSVWGLVFTLAVTSRSGGTVALEAPPEDLMFGLRACFAIGAVVALLAFALAFAQRDNPPPATEADILALRPPGRAER; encoded by the coding sequence CTGCCCCGCAACCGCCGCCATTTTCGGATAACCCTCCCCGTGCAGGCCCAACCCTTGCGAACCCTTAGCCTGCGAACCTCGTTCGCACCGCTCCTGGCCGGGTTCATCTGCGTGTTCCTCGGCACCTACGACAACACCGCGCTGGCGGTGGTGTTGCCGACCATTGCCGACGATCTGGGACTTGACCTGCAGATCGCACAATGGACCAACCTGGCGCCAATGATCATGTCGGCGGCGCTGCTACTGGTCATGGGCAACCTGGCGGACCGCATCGGACACCGGCGAGTCCTCTACGCCGGCCTGGCCACATATTTCGTGTCGGCGTTGCTGGCGGCGTTGTCGAACGGGTTCGCGATGCTGCTCCTCGCACGATTCCTGACCGGAATCGCCCTTGCTTCCTGCTACACCGTCGGGCCGGCTTTCACGATTCGCTCGTTTGTTCCCGGCCGCCGCGCCCGCGCCCTCTCGGTGGTCGGGATCACCACCTCGATCGGACTGGTTTCGGGTCCGGTGCTCGGCGGCTATCTGGGTGAGACGTTTGGTTGGCGGACGCTGTTCTGGGCTCCCCTGGCGATCTTGGTCCTGGTGATGGCGGTCATCTGGTTGGGGCCCCGGCTGCGATTGTTCGAACGCCTCTGGGAGACCCCGCAGCGGCTGGAGCGCAAGTTCGACTACCGCGGAGCGTCGCTGATGCTCTTCTGGCAGGGCCCGCTGCTGCTGGCCATTACCCTGGGCAACGACCGCGGCTGGCTCAGTCCGGAGATTCTGGCGGCGGCCGCATTGGGCGCGGTGGTCTTGTATTTCTTCGTGCGGGTCCAGCTCAACGCCGCTCACCCGACCCTTGATTTCCGGTTGTTCAAGTTGCGCGATTTCCGCCTGCCGGTGTTGGCCGCGGCGCTCGGGTTCACGGTGGTGATCATCAACTTCCTTTTGCTCCCGTTCTATATGTCGCTGGTGCTGGGGATGTCCGCCTTCGCAATCGGAATCGTGGCCGCCATCTCGCCGGCGATGATGTCGTTCATGGCCCCGCTGGGAGCCCTCTGGGCCGAACGCGCTTCCCCGCGGCACCCGGCTTCCGCCGGCCTGGCGCTGCTGGTTGTCGGAACCGTGCTTATGCTGCTGCTGCTGCACACCGATTCGTCGGTCTGGCTGCTGGTCGGTTTGCTGGCCCTGACCGGCATCGGCCTGGGCACATTCGAATGGACCATAAACAGCTCGATCGTTGGATCCCTGCCCCGTTCGATGCTGGGCACGTCGGCCGGAATCCTGGCCACCGCGCGGACTTTCGGGTTCTCCCTGGGCCAGTCGGTCTGGGGTCTGGTATTCACGCTGGCGGTGACCAGTCGGTCGGGGGGAACGGTGGCCCTGGAAGCCCCGCCGGAAGATCTGATGTTCGGTCTGCGGGCATGTTTTGCGATCGGCGCGGTGGTGGCCCTGCTGGCGTTCGCCCTGGCGTTCGCCCAGCGCGACAACCCGCCGCCGGCGACCGAGGCCGATATTCTGGCGCTCCGGCCGCCGGGGCGCGCAGAGCGTTGA
- the mnmA gene encoding tRNA 2-thiouridine(34) synthase MnmA yields the protein MGGRGRRRRCAGGRSRDRRDRGGRNSGQQELLFTGLDQAKFALGHFDYVAVGLAVGELFLESPDLALGSGNFLTQLLDPHTGAHDFRLGVNLRIEHRQRPGKKDDRQHPHPDMGQLRHVWPVADELVRRVAAPARKPRSPTLQKPLSRPVPRCLASAENNRDCRPRGRPIPIRPQQQADPQMSNPLHPRRPRVAVAMSGGVDSSVAAALLAAEGFSVIGFTVDIWPEQDADPGERNCCSPEATATARAVCRQIGAAHAHIDMRDQFRDQVVSPFAASYARGLTPNPCIDCNHHIKFDAIFPALEDLGADLVATGHYARTATDPATGRRQLLAAADPAKDQSYVLYVLSQERLARLLLPLGSLSKSQVRRQAQDLGLPNADRPDSVDICFVAGDYRDFLSDRGEDRGVPGPLLLTDGTVIGEHRGISAYTVGQRRGLGVSAATPLYVARIDPEENAVVLGRREELLRTEFEIAGFNPVSLDEVEPGQAATVRVRSSARPLPCWLQPKGDGRVSVEMGEPVWGVAPGQAAVFYDGPFVLGGGTITPAAVPLAAERLAVPS from the coding sequence ATGGGCGGTCGGGGCCGGCGGCGGCGTTGCGCCGGCGGCCGGAGCCGGGACCGACGCGACCGCGGCGGCCGGAATTCCGGTCAGCAGGAGTTGTTGTTCACCGGGCTCGATCAGGCCAAGTTCGCCCTTGGCCACTTCGATTACGTAGCTGTCGGACTGGCGGTAGGCGAGCTCTTCCTGGAGAGTCCGGATCTCGCGCTCGGTAGCGGAAATTTCCTGACGCAGTTGCTGGATCCGCATACCGGTGCCCACGATTTCAGGCTGGGCGTGAATCTGCGAATAGAGCACCGCCAGCGCCCCGGCAAAAAGGACGATCGCCAGCACCCGCACCCCGATATGGGCCAGTTGCGACATGTATGGCCTGTTGCAGACGAGCTTGTTAGGCGGGTCGCCGCACCGGCGCGCAAGCCGCGGTCGCCGACCCTTCAGAAACCATTATCACGGCCGGTTCCAAGGTGCCTGGCGAGCGCCGAGAATAATCGTGATTGCCGCCCGCGAGGGCGACCCATTCCGATTCGACCGCAGCAACAGGCCGATCCCCAGATGTCCAATCCGCTCCATCCCCGGCGCCCCCGCGTGGCGGTGGCGATGAGCGGCGGCGTCGACAGTTCGGTGGCGGCCGCGTTGCTGGCCGCGGAGGGCTTTTCAGTGATCGGCTTCACGGTCGACATCTGGCCCGAGCAGGACGCCGATCCGGGCGAACGCAACTGTTGTTCGCCGGAGGCGACCGCGACCGCGCGCGCCGTGTGCCGGCAGATCGGGGCGGCCCACGCCCACATCGACATGCGCGATCAATTCCGCGACCAGGTCGTATCGCCGTTTGCCGCAAGCTATGCGCGCGGACTGACCCCCAATCCCTGCATCGACTGCAACCACCACATCAAGTTCGACGCCATTTTTCCGGCGCTCGAGGATCTGGGTGCCGACTTGGTGGCAACCGGGCACTACGCCCGCACCGCCACCGATCCGGCGACCGGCCGGCGGCAGCTACTGGCCGCTGCCGATCCCGCCAAGGACCAGTCGTACGTCCTTTACGTGCTCAGCCAGGAGCGGCTGGCGCGCCTGCTCCTGCCGCTGGGGTCGCTGTCCAAGTCCCAGGTCCGACGCCAGGCTCAAGACCTTGGGTTGCCCAACGCCGACCGACCCGACAGCGTCGACATCTGCTTCGTGGCCGGCGACTACCGCGATTTCCTAAGCGACCGTGGCGAGGACCGCGGTGTTCCCGGCCCGCTGCTGCTGACCGACGGGACCGTCATCGGCGAGCATCGCGGGATCTCGGCCTACACCGTGGGACAGCGCCGCGGGCTCGGGGTCTCGGCGGCAACGCCGCTCTACGTGGCCCGGATCGATCCTGAGGAGAACGCGGTTGTACTCGGTCGGCGCGAGGAGTTGCTGCGGACCGAGTTTGAAATCGCCGGTTTCAATCCGGTCTCGCTCGATGAGGTCGAGCCCGGGCAAGCGGCGACCGTCCGGGTGCGTTCCAGCGCCCGACCGTTGCCGTGCTGGCTCCAACCCAAGGGCGACGGGCGGGTGAGCGTGGAAATGGGCGAACCGGTCTGGGGAGTTGCGCCCGGGCAGGCGGCGGTCTTCTATGACGGCCCGTTCGTGCTGGGCGGGGGCACGATCACGCCGGCGGCGGTCCCCCTGGCGGCAGAACGGCTGGCGGTCCCGAGCTAG
- a CDS encoding DUF4349 domain-containing protein, translated as MLNRARLLAGLLLAALVLAACDGPAFGEEADSMEAMAAADFAMAAPASIQTESGAVPTSKADGSVPIDDLGRQIIRTGRINIEVEDVDRAFARVGEITVASGGFVVDSEIFAGPRDETGRSTKSESAYLRLRIPADGFDSARARIAELAETVVSQNTSSEDVTTQVTDYEARLRNLRATEGQYLTLLADAEGVEDVVLVTDRLFATRGEIERIEAQLGSLARQVELSTLVVDIQRTYDPDEDDTRGPLDAAREGWETSWQVLEAILEWSLAIIAFSWWLVPLAVLGGVIALVVNRRSAPADSGGGAETDS; from the coding sequence ATGCTGAATCGGGCGCGGCTGCTGGCCGGGTTGTTACTGGCAGCGCTGGTGCTGGCCGCCTGCGACGGGCCGGCGTTCGGTGAAGAGGCCGACAGCATGGAGGCGATGGCCGCGGCTGACTTTGCGATGGCCGCACCCGCGTCCATCCAAACCGAATCCGGAGCTGTACCAACAAGCAAGGCGGACGGATCGGTCCCGATCGACGACCTCGGTCGCCAGATCATCCGCACGGGCCGCATCAACATCGAGGTCGAGGACGTCGACCGGGCATTTGCCCGGGTTGGCGAAATCACCGTCGCCAGCGGCGGATTCGTGGTCGATTCGGAGATCTTTGCCGGCCCGCGTGACGAGACCGGGCGGTCCACCAAGTCGGAAAGCGCCTACTTGCGACTGCGAATCCCGGCTGACGGGTTCGATTCGGCCCGCGCCCGGATCGCCGAACTGGCCGAGACAGTCGTGTCCCAGAACACCAGCTCGGAGGACGTGACCACGCAGGTGACCGACTACGAGGCCCGGCTGCGCAACCTGCGCGCGACCGAGGGGCAGTACCTTACCCTGCTGGCGGATGCCGAAGGGGTCGAGGACGTAGTGCTGGTCACCGACCGCCTGTTTGCCACCCGCGGCGAGATAGAGCGGATCGAAGCCCAGCTGGGTTCACTTGCCAGGCAGGTTGAACTATCGACGCTGGTCGTAGACATCCAGCGCACCTACGATCCTGATGAAGACGATACCCGCGGCCCCCTGGACGCGGCCCGCGAGGGCTGGGAAACTTCCTGGCAGGTCCTGGAGGCGATCCTGGAATGGTCGCTGGCGATCATCGCCTTCTCGTGGTGGCTGGTCCCGCTGGCGGTACTCGGCGGAGTGATCGCGCTGGTGGTCAACCGCCGTTCAGCGCCGGCCGATTCGGGCGGTGGGGCCGAAACCGATTCCTAG
- the tilS gene encoding tRNA lysidine(34) synthetase TilS, translating to MSRSATSIIRRAVNEALSGVIAAGPNCLVVAISGGPDSVCLGHAAAAWARSNDCRLIAAHFDHRLRPDSSADAEFVAGLADAWGIESETGRAEPAPAIDAGRSPEGWARQVRWDFLETCARRHRAAAILTAHHLGDQAETLLLRLLRGSGSAGLAGMPLLAAGFDPPRIRPLLGIRRTAIETYLADHDLPHRTDPSNLEPSTDRNRVRLQVLPLLEQIRPGAQATLARAAENLRAESELLSDLAEAALPRVGCREFFGAFEFDAEKFGQLADALQQLLLRSLCARVSGQIPRRSVLAAAQAFAGGCGPAEMRLAPGASIERSRGRCLLRPTRWLPPAPPPPQKIGPTDPEPVAFLGFRFRLQAGTRPGPAGNARLQLPARICDAAIAALPPSTPELAGLPRWRRPATPGLYLADRLVWGLGIGVVPGPLPQGVSPAAHTLNWEPAG from the coding sequence ATGAGCCGATCAGCAACCAGCATCATCCGCCGGGCCGTCAACGAGGCCCTGTCCGGCGTGATTGCGGCAGGGCCGAATTGCCTGGTCGTCGCCATCTCGGGCGGTCCGGATTCGGTCTGCCTGGGCCACGCGGCCGCGGCCTGGGCCCGGAGCAACGACTGCCGCCTGATCGCGGCGCATTTTGACCACCGCCTGCGGCCCGACTCTTCCGCCGACGCCGAGTTCGTGGCCGGCCTGGCCGATGCCTGGGGAATCGAATCCGAAACCGGACGGGCCGAACCGGCACCCGCGATCGATGCGGGCCGCTCCCCGGAGGGGTGGGCCCGCCAGGTCCGCTGGGACTTCCTCGAGACCTGCGCCCGGCGCCACCGGGCGGCTGCAATCCTAACCGCCCACCACCTCGGCGATCAGGCCGAGACCCTTCTATTGCGGCTGCTGCGCGGATCCGGCAGCGCCGGTCTGGCCGGGATGCCGCTGTTGGCCGCCGGGTTCGATCCGCCGCGGATCCGTCCCCTGCTCGGAATCCGACGGACCGCGATCGAGACCTATCTCGCAGATCACGATCTGCCGCACCGCACGGATCCCAGCAACCTGGAACCGTCAACCGATCGCAATCGCGTTCGTCTCCAAGTCCTGCCGCTGCTTGAGCAGATCCGCCCGGGGGCCCAGGCCACGCTGGCCCGCGCGGCCGAGAACCTGCGCGCCGAGTCGGAACTACTCTCGGACCTGGCCGAAGCGGCGCTGCCTAGGGTCGGGTGCCGCGAGTTTTTCGGGGCCTTTGAATTCGACGCCGAAAAATTTGGTCAACTCGCCGACGCCCTGCAACAGTTGTTGCTGCGAAGCCTGTGTGCCCGGGTCAGCGGCCAGATCCCGCGCCGCTCGGTGCTTGCCGCCGCCCAGGCGTTTGCCGGCGGCTGCGGACCGGCCGAGATGCGTTTGGCCCCCGGAGCGTCGATCGAGCGTTCGCGCGGAAGATGCCTGCTGCGGCCTACCCGCTGGCTACCGCCCGCGCCGCCGCCGCCGCAAAAGATCGGGCCGACCGACCCCGAACCGGTAGCTTTCCTCGGGTTCCGGTTCCGGTTGCAGGCGGGAACCCGACCCGGACCCGCCGGCAACGCCCGCCTGCAACTTCCCGCGCGGATCTGCGATGCCGCAATCGCCGCGTTGCCGCCCTCGACCCCGGAACTGGCCGGGTTGCCGCGCTGGCGGCGGCCGGCCACGCCCGGCCTGTACCTTGCAGACCGCCTCGTCTGGGGGCTTGGCATCGGCGTCGTGCCCGGCCCCTTGCCGCAGGGCGTCTCGCCGGCCGCCCACACGCTCAATTGGGAACCGGCCGGATAG